In Phycisphaerae bacterium, the following proteins share a genomic window:
- a CDS encoding aconitate hydratase: MGLSLTHKILKEHLVDGRLETGREIGIRIDQTLTQDATGTTCYLLFESIGLDRVRVPLAVSYVDHNMAQFGPENHNDHLYLQSIARKIGAWHSRPGNGICHQVNLERFSRPGATMIGSDSHTPTGGGVGMIAIGAGGLDVAVAMAGGAFYLTCPKVIGVNLTGELRPWVSAKDIILKLLSILTTRGNVGAVVEYFGEGAESLSVPARATCTNMGAELGVTCSIFPSDETTRQFLEAQGRGEAWRAMAADRDAAYDQVIDIDLSQLEPLTAAPSSPDSIVPVSELAGQPVGQVVVGSCTNSSYQDLMLCAKALEGRTVHEQVEFAVAPGSKQVLEMIDAAGGLRSFVAAGARILESACGPCIGLGYSPAQGTVSVRSFNRNFPGRSGTKGDRVYLASPETCIAAAITGEFTDPRDLGEKFGIEYPRVEWPKRFAVNDNMLQPPLPEAEAGSADVFRGPTIVPPPLSEVPPSDLKGCVVIKVGDKISTDIIMPAGALLKYRSNVPEYAKYVFNPLNEDGQPSFADRALALKGEGGHGVIVAADSYGQGSSREHAALCPMYLGVKAVLAKSIERIHFANLINFAIVPMTFADPADYEAVDQGDRLEIPGLMDAVRSAAETVTVRNATKKTEFQAKLDLSDRQRKILGAGGLLRMVKAG, encoded by the coding sequence ATGGGACTTTCACTGACGCACAAAATCCTCAAGGAGCACCTGGTGGACGGGCGGCTCGAGACCGGCCGCGAGATCGGCATCCGGATCGACCAGACCCTGACCCAGGACGCCACCGGGACCACGTGCTATCTGCTCTTCGAGTCGATCGGCCTGGACCGCGTCCGCGTGCCGCTGGCGGTCAGCTACGTCGATCACAACATGGCCCAATTCGGCCCGGAGAACCATAACGACCATCTCTACCTTCAGTCGATCGCGCGGAAGATCGGGGCGTGGCACTCGCGGCCGGGCAACGGCATCTGCCACCAGGTGAACCTCGAACGCTTCAGCCGTCCGGGCGCGACCATGATCGGATCCGACAGCCACACGCCCACCGGCGGCGGCGTCGGCATGATCGCCATCGGAGCGGGCGGACTCGACGTGGCGGTGGCCATGGCGGGCGGCGCGTTCTACCTGACCTGCCCCAAGGTGATCGGCGTGAACCTGACCGGCGAACTTCGGCCGTGGGTCTCAGCCAAGGACATCATCCTCAAGCTGCTCTCGATCCTGACCACCCGCGGCAACGTCGGCGCGGTGGTCGAGTACTTCGGCGAGGGCGCCGAGTCGCTGTCGGTGCCGGCGCGGGCGACGTGCACCAACATGGGCGCCGAACTGGGCGTGACGTGCAGCATCTTTCCCAGCGACGAGACGACCCGGCAGTTCCTCGAGGCGCAGGGACGCGGCGAGGCCTGGCGGGCGATGGCGGCCGACCGCGACGCGGCGTACGACCAAGTGATCGACATCGACCTCTCGCAGCTCGAGCCGCTGACCGCCGCGCCCAGTTCGCCGGACAGCATCGTGCCGGTCTCGGAGCTGGCGGGCCAGCCGGTCGGACAGGTGGTGGTCGGCTCGTGCACCAACTCCAGCTATCAGGATCTGATGCTCTGCGCGAAGGCACTTGAGGGCCGGACGGTCCACGAGCAGGTGGAGTTCGCGGTGGCCCCCGGTTCGAAACAGGTGCTCGAAATGATCGACGCGGCGGGCGGGCTGCGGAGTTTTGTCGCGGCCGGCGCGAGGATACTGGAGAGCGCGTGCGGGCCGTGCATCGGGCTGGGCTATTCGCCGGCCCAGGGCACGGTGTCGGTGCGCAGCTTCAACCGCAACTTTCCCGGCCGCAGCGGCACCAAGGGCGACCGCGTCTATCTGGCCAGCCCCGAGACGTGCATCGCGGCGGCGATCACCGGCGAGTTCACCGACCCGCGCGACCTGGGCGAGAAGTTCGGGATCGAGTATCCGCGAGTCGAGTGGCCCAAGCGCTTCGCGGTCAACGACAACATGCTTCAGCCGCCGCTGCCGGAGGCCGAGGCGGGGTCGGCGGACGTGTTCCGCGGACCGACCATCGTGCCGCCGCCGCTGAGCGAGGTTCCCCCGAGCGATTTGAAGGGCTGCGTCGTCATCAAGGTGGGCGACAAGATCAGCACGGACATCATCATGCCCGCCGGGGCGCTGCTCAAGTACCGGTCCAACGTGCCCGAATACGCCAAGTACGTGTTCAACCCGCTCAACGAGGACGGCCAGCCGAGCTTCGCCGACCGGGCGCTGGCCCTCAAGGGGGAAGGCGGACACGGCGTGATCGTGGCGGCGGACAGCTACGGCCAGGGCTCGTCGCGCGAGCACGCAGCGTTGTGCCCGATGTACCTGGGCGTCAAGGCGGTACTCGCCAAGAGCATCGAGCGCATTCACTTCGCCAACCTGATCAACTTCGCAATCGTGCCGATGACGTTCGCCGACCCCGCCGACTATGAGGCGGTCGACCAGGGCGACCGGCTTGAAATTCCCGGTCTGATGGACGCGGTGCGAAGCGCCGCTGAGACGGTCACGGTCAGGAACGCCACGAAGAAGACCGAGTTCCAGGCGAAGCTGGACCTCTCCGACCGCCAGCGGAAGATTCTGGGCGCGGGCGGTCTGCTGCGGATGGTCAAAGCGGGATAG